The following are from one region of the Thermoplasma sp. Kam2015 genome:
- a CDS encoding AAA-associated domain-containing protein: protein MTEVVDPNARIADLVGLLYVMNNIFDGKTDLYRLEKEMEVDIDDLMPIVYTASNLGFVSAESGDIIITEKGREYVKSGIKRRKEIIRESLKNIEPFRTAVRLGHFDLDQLLESLNQEGVQTFNSPSGNHDLEVILIEWGVYSGLLRKDDEGFSVN from the coding sequence ATGACTGAAGTCGTTGACCCCAATGCGAGGATCGCTGATCTCGTGGGATTATTGTACGTTATGAATAATATATTTGATGGAAAAACCGATCTTTACAGGCTTGAGAAAGAGATGGAAGTTGATATAGACGATCTTATGCCCATAGTGTATACGGCCTCCAATCTAGGCTTCGTCTCTGCTGAGTCAGGTGACATAATAATAACCGAGAAGGGAAGGGAGTATGTCAAATCAGGGATAAAGCGGAGGAAAGAGATAATCAGAGAATCACTTAAAAACATAGAACCTTTCAGGACTGCAGTTAGGCTTGGGCATTTCGATCTGGATCAATTGCTTGAATCTCTGAATCAGGAAGGAGTACAGACATTCAATTCGCCATCCGGTAACCATGATCTTGAGGTCATACTCATTGAATGGGGCGTTTATTCAGGTCTTCTCAGAAAGGATGACGAGGGATTTTCCGTTAATTGA
- a CDS encoding ABC transporter permease subunit has product MNEILLITLAALATAGRVLGLILISIVTGWFLAYAAIKGKIFENIYISIIEVFESVPVISFFPIVLIIFVTRIGGPLGVEMAADFLVFTAVVWNIWMGEYQAFKTVPREMLEVAENYQMSFFTKMRRIFIPFSYPRIAANLFPSVSDGFFYITVSEVFSVGVHTYQTFGIGTVLDSLAASDKIRLIYMALLILALVIIIIILGLREFSRYAVSKYTVDTDAPIIRRGRLNVKQTTRLLSVVARNPLSRLAGYYRSRVMSRPPEVFEKREMRREKISRYSSIAIGFTILGLIIYSSADLIISVSHNEWIHLFSVTPKILLYLLYDYVRVGVILAISFVIAIFLGYYLAMHSRAEGIGVPIIQTLSAYPPPIYFPFIFGASFTAIHSVLGPFTDEFYVLALGFVSTFYYIFYSFWMGVKALPSEYFEVMKNLNMGYFRRMRSIILPGTFPYLISGISSTINSAWGGLMIGEYWPDIIPGTNLSVHYGLMKFIDIETNVGNIAMAAWGSFLFGIVVAIYSIIFTRRMMDLARKRYVAEEGVFAA; this is encoded by the coding sequence ATGAACGAGATCCTTCTCATCACGCTGGCCGCTCTTGCGACTGCCGGTAGGGTTCTTGGCCTCATACTGATATCAATAGTAACGGGCTGGTTTCTTGCCTATGCGGCCATAAAGGGGAAAATATTTGAAAATATTTATATCTCGATCATCGAGGTATTCGAATCAGTTCCAGTTATTTCATTCTTCCCGATAGTCTTGATCATATTTGTGACGAGGATCGGCGGTCCACTCGGGGTTGAGATGGCTGCTGATTTTCTTGTCTTTACCGCCGTGGTCTGGAACATATGGATGGGTGAATACCAGGCGTTTAAGACAGTTCCCCGGGAGATGCTTGAAGTTGCCGAGAACTATCAGATGTCGTTTTTTACAAAGATGAGAAGAATATTCATTCCATTTTCATATCCTAGGATCGCCGCAAACCTGTTCCCAAGCGTTTCCGATGGGTTTTTCTACATAACTGTTAGCGAAGTGTTCAGCGTCGGAGTACATACATACCAGACTTTTGGTATAGGCACGGTTCTGGATTCGCTTGCTGCGAGTGATAAGATAAGGCTCATTTATATGGCGTTATTGATACTCGCTCTTGTCATAATAATTATAATACTCGGGCTGAGGGAGTTCAGCAGGTATGCCGTGTCGAAATATACAGTTGATACCGATGCGCCTATAATAAGGAGGGGGCGCCTTAATGTAAAGCAGACCACCAGGCTGCTCTCAGTTGTTGCCAGAAATCCACTTTCAAGATTAGCGGGATACTATAGATCTAGGGTCATGTCAAGGCCCCCTGAGGTCTTCGAGAAGCGTGAAATGCGACGGGAGAAGATAAGCAGATATTCTAGCATAGCCATAGGTTTCACGATCCTCGGCCTCATAATATATTCTAGCGCCGATCTCATAATTTCGGTTTCTCATAACGAATGGATCCATCTATTCTCTGTCACGCCTAAGATACTTCTCTATCTTCTGTATGATTATGTACGGGTGGGAGTGATATTGGCTATATCTTTTGTGATAGCCATATTTCTAGGCTATTATCTGGCCATGCATTCACGAGCCGAGGGTATTGGCGTGCCGATAATACAAACCCTGAGTGCATATCCTCCACCTATATATTTTCCCTTCATATTCGGGGCAAGTTTTACTGCTATACATTCTGTGCTTGGGCCGTTCACTGATGAATTCTACGTTCTTGCATTGGGCTTCGTGAGCACATTCTATTACATATTCTATTCCTTCTGGATGGGCGTGAAGGCTCTTCCGTCGGAATATTTTGAGGTCATGAAGAATCTCAACATGGGATATTTTAGAAGGATGAGGAGTATAATACTACCGGGTACTTTCCCGTATCTCATATCTGGCATATCATCTACGATAAACAGCGCGTGGGGTGGTCTGATGATAGGCGAATACTGGCCTGATATAATACCGGGAACAAACCTAAGTGTTCATTACGGATTGATGAAATTCATCGATATAGAGACCAATGTTGGGAACATAGCAATGGCCGCATGGGGTTCATTCTTGTTCGGCATAGTTGTTGCAATATACTCGATCATCTTCACAAGAAGGATGATGGATCTTGCTCGAAAGAGATATGTTGCAGAGGAAGGAGTATTCGCTGCCTGA
- a CDS encoding ABC transporter ATP-binding protein codes for MDEDLIKDNAMQRARAAQYVLSAVGIDFSYENGYKVFEDVNIDVGQNEFVAIVGPSGIGKSTLLRILGGFLKPDKGAVYLFGKQIKRPTPDIILIHQSIVTFPWLTALENVMLSLKVRNVSDEEAEKAARNALETVGLQGFEDLYPKEMSGGMRQRVAIARALAASPLVFLMDEPFAHLDELTAEGLRQDIYNILFSPDTPLKGVVLVSHNLTEVVELADEIYVLNNVPATVIGKVHVDLPRPRNPRSEEFNQILDTLYNYLTPPKVRKI; via the coding sequence ATGGACGAGGATCTCATTAAGGATAATGCAATGCAACGAGCCAGAGCTGCCCAGTACGTCCTGAGTGCGGTTGGGATCGATTTTTCTTATGAGAATGGGTATAAGGTATTTGAGGATGTGAATATAGATGTAGGCCAGAACGAATTTGTTGCCATAGTTGGGCCATCTGGTATAGGTAAATCGACGCTTTTGAGGATACTCGGCGGATTCCTGAAACCTGACAAAGGAGCCGTTTATCTGTTCGGTAAGCAGATTAAGAGGCCCACCCCAGACATCATCTTAATACATCAATCCATAGTGACATTCCCTTGGTTAACGGCACTGGAGAATGTAATGCTGTCCCTCAAGGTAAGGAATGTTTCGGATGAGGAGGCAGAAAAGGCCGCCAGGAACGCTCTTGAGACTGTGGGGCTGCAGGGGTTCGAAGATCTATACCCAAAGGAGATGAGCGGTGGAATGAGGCAGAGAGTTGCCATTGCCAGAGCTCTGGCTGCAAGTCCTCTCGTCTTTCTTATGGATGAGCCATTTGCCCATCTTGATGAGTTGACGGCAGAAGGTCTCAGACAGGATATATACAATATACTCTTCAGTCCTGACACTCCACTGAAGGGTGTTGTTCTGGTTTCGCACAATTTAACTGAGGTTGTGGAGCTGGCCGATGAGATATACGTGCTTAACAATGTTCCGGCCACCGTGATTGGGAAGGTTCATGTGGATCTGCCTAGGCCAAGGAATCCGAGAAGTGAAGAGTTCAATCAGATACTGGATACTCTCTATAACTATCTTACGCCACCTAAGGTGAGAAAGATATGA
- a CDS encoding homoserine dehydrogenase has product MKEIKVILMGVGNVGLNVLRILQTNNERNGGLNVRLVGVSDSHSSVSGKNLNIQDIIRNKELNGRVSNNAEIDVAELLKERADILVDCTPASRDGSREADLYKMAFQNGLDVVTANKSGLANRWKDIMDSAKKYSRKIRYEATVAGGVPLFSILDYSIIPSRVIRFRGIVSSTINYVIRNMARGAKLDQVVDEAIRKGIAERNPQDDLKGLDAGRKSVILVNRLFGTTYTLKDVRYEGVKELPYGENDRLITEVYEDNGKPVAISRIASLSEDDFLRHIDIDGLGYQIITDNNGTVNVSDISDGPYETAGAVVNDIFILSNKS; this is encoded by the coding sequence ATGAAAGAGATCAAAGTTATACTCATGGGTGTCGGAAACGTTGGGCTTAACGTCCTAAGGATCCTTCAGACTAACAACGAGAGAAACGGTGGTCTTAATGTCCGGCTGGTTGGCGTATCTGATTCTCACAGTTCAGTTAGTGGGAAAAACCTGAATATTCAGGATATTATAAGGAATAAGGAGTTAAATGGCAGAGTATCAAACAATGCCGAAATAGATGTTGCGGAACTTTTGAAGGAAAGAGCAGATATTCTTGTTGACTGCACACCTGCATCAAGGGACGGATCCCGCGAAGCTGATCTGTACAAGATGGCATTTCAAAACGGTCTCGATGTTGTTACGGCCAATAAATCAGGTCTGGCAAACAGATGGAAAGATATAATGGACTCGGCCAAAAAATATTCCAGAAAGATACGATACGAAGCGACAGTTGCCGGTGGTGTTCCACTTTTCAGCATTCTGGATTATTCCATAATTCCGTCCAGAGTGATTAGATTCAGAGGAATAGTGAGTTCAACCATCAACTATGTTATAAGAAATATGGCGAGAGGTGCAAAGCTGGATCAGGTCGTCGATGAAGCCATAAGGAAGGGTATAGCCGAAAGAAATCCTCAGGACGACCTCAAAGGACTAGACGCTGGAAGGAAAAGCGTTATACTTGTAAACCGCCTATTTGGAACCACTTATACTCTGAAAGATGTAAGATATGAAGGTGTTAAAGAACTTCCATATGGTGAAAATGATCGCCTGATAACTGAAGTTTATGAAGATAACGGTAAGCCTGTAGCCATATCCAGGATTGCATCATTGTCGGAAGATGATTTTCTTAGGCACATAGACATAGATGGTTTAGGTTACCAGATTATAACGGACAATAATGGTACGGTGAATGTCAGTGATATATCAGATGGACCTTATGAAACTGCCGGAGCTGTGGTCAACGATATATTCATTCTATCAAACAAGTCATAA
- a CDS encoding Snf7 family protein, whose protein sequence is MVLFKFGKSEEEKMLERRSRISKWKSDIDRAIRQYEKNRDMNIQNAKISLKDGNIEKARVFASNIISLDSAIRGLKDYKLFLENIDLNLQFADTTKKVWASLKEGSEDLLKSQLTEKQVIQMQQNVEKIITASDQIQERLSSQLDQITTAVNQKGEYNPESVEKILSSLSGEGQKASEKPAVQEPSESASTDKDLENLLKSLGGVKNNDDQIK, encoded by the coding sequence ATGGTATTATTCAAATTTGGAAAGAGCGAAGAAGAGAAAATGCTTGAGAGAAGATCCAGGATAAGCAAATGGAAATCTGACATAGACAGGGCAATCAGACAGTATGAAAAGAACAGGGATATGAATATACAAAACGCCAAGATATCGTTAAAGGATGGGAACATAGAAAAGGCAAGGGTTTTTGCTTCTAACATAATTTCTCTGGACAGTGCCATAAGGGGACTGAAGGATTACAAACTGTTTCTTGAAAATATAGATCTTAATCTGCAGTTTGCCGACACAACCAAGAAAGTATGGGCCTCCTTGAAAGAAGGATCAGAAGATCTGCTCAAGAGCCAGCTTACTGAGAAGCAGGTGATACAGATGCAGCAGAATGTTGAGAAGATAATCACTGCATCGGATCAGATACAGGAGAGGCTGAGCAGCCAGCTTGATCAGATAACTACCGCTGTCAATCAGAAGGGAGAATACAATCCAGAGAGCGTTGAGAAGATATTGTCTTCACTTTCAGGTGAAGGGCAGAAAGCATCGGAAAAGCCTGCTGTTCAGGAGCCATCCGAGTCAGCCAGCACGGATAAAGATCTAGAAAATCTCCTGAAGTCACTTGGCGGCGTTAAGAACAATGACGATCAGATCAAATGA